The stretch of DNA AACAGAAAAGTCCCTGCAAAATATGAAAGCTATAATCAGTGCATTCGCACAAGAACAGAACAGCTCATATGCTTAGATGCTGCAAGTGCCACTAACATGAAGACGAAAGCAGCACTAGCATTTCTTCACCTCCAAGATAATTTGACTAACAGATCAGATCATCATATCCATGGTTGAAAGATCAATCACCCTGCCAACAACAGGCCTTTGCTCATGAACCTGCAGGATTTTTTAGTTAAAAGGCAGTTTACTCTAGAATGACATCAAAGTTACAGACCATAGAACACTTACAGTGGCACAACTGTTGCCCAACGATTTTGGCACTTGTTGCTTCAAAGATAGGAACGGGGATGGATAATTGGCATCACCACATTCCTTTTGTTTGCTCGACGGAACCTTCTCTGCCAAAGATATGCCAAATATTTTGCAACTGTTTGTGTTAACATCCCTGTTATCTGTTCCATCCTTCCCAACAGAGTGAAATTTCTCAACTATTGCATGCCTATTTCCCACTTCTTCAGAAACATGATGAGGCTGGAGCATCAAAGTTTGCTCAGTTCCTCCAATACCTCCAGCATGGCCCAGCATAGCAGGTCTACCATCTACATTCTTATCCAAGGGGCCATGCCCAAATTCAAATTGGGACAACTTCGAATTACCTTGTTGAAAGATTAGGACGGATGGTGGGGATGAGGATTGAGATGGATTCATTGGTGCAGGTGACCCACGAAAAGCACATCCATGAAGTTGTGTGTGCCATTTATTCGCCACACTAGGCGCATGAGAACCATCTTGCTGATGAAAGGCATTATTTCTCAGACACGCATCAGCTAGAGTTCCTCGGTACGGACGAAATACTTCTTGACCTTGCAAGACCTTTTGGAATCTTTGAGATTCCCCAAAGCCTGAGCAATGGTAGGGAAACCCAGGGTTTCCTAGTGGTGTTCTGGCACCATGTCTCGGAACCCCTGGGATATTGTTACTCGCATCATTGGAGCAACTACGCTCATCAATGTAGTGCATATTCCTTGCTTCACATGGCTGAGAAGTAGCAATAGCATCATTGTCACGAGTTCTATAACCCAATAATTCTTGACCTTGCAAGACCTTGTGGAATTGGGCAGATTCCGCAAAATCAGGACGACCACTTCCATCTACCAAAAAAGATAATAGAACTCCTGAAGATCAAAAAATAATCATCAAGCAAACAGTTTTGCTGGGTGCGGAGAACAGACATACTTGGAACTAGGTAGTCTGGATTGACATGGGGAAGACATGGTTTCAGTCTCTTCGCATTTGGTGCAGACAGATGGGATCCTGAAACTGAACTAGTCAGCTCGATCTCCCAAGGAGAAATCCTGTTTGGTCGACGGAAATCTACATCATCATCCCATCTGACCTGCACATAGAATAATTGGGGTATTAAAGATACGTAAGGTCATCAAGAGGATTATGTTATGCAGCAATTTAAAACTGccttactcaagagaaaatatTATCTCCCCACAATGGGGAAATGTTGTTGAACTGCCCAGGAATTTCAGGGCGATAACAAATCAGAATAAAACATACTTAATTATTTAGTGGTCCAGATGAAGGAAACCAGGCTGGCACACAACATGCCTTTAAACTAATACTCATCAAAATATGTGCTCTGGAGAAAAACGGACGTAAACTATTAGTGTCATTAAGATCTAACTATGTTGTAAATCAAGCAGAGACAACGCAGAGAGCACAGGTTCTATAGTAGGTTGCAATTTGCAATCCTCAACATTAGTCATTCATCATGTTACCACACAGATGTGTGTGATTGCTTACTGGCATATATGTAAGCAAATAGCGCAATAGGTTTAGACGGCCACGACAACTACATGATGCAAACTACTTAATGTGCTGCGTAAAGAAAGGAACATGTTAAATTTTGTGTATCTTCAACAGCAGTTATATTCACATATAGCTCAAATTTACCACCAAAAGAGTTATACAGAAAGGTAAGCTGGTGATGAAGGCATATATATCTTGTAAGAAAAGACAACATACCATCAAACATTTCCACTTGGAACCACGCCACATTGGGTCAGCATCACCAATTCCTGCTATGATCCCCGTGTATCTGCAgaatagccttgcatgtcaacAGGTCATCATAAATTTGTATAAGATCAGGCAACTTTCCCAATCCCatcaaaagaagaagaagaaaccgTGGTAACTTTTGGAGCATACCTTCTTTCCGTAGCATCATCACTCTCATATCTCATTTTGAACCTCAACCCAGCAGAAAATGGTTGACTGAAGCTCTTCATGAACTTCGAATATGGTATAATGAATTCAGACTGACTTAATCTGCAAGGTTTTTCAAAGCAGTAATTGCCATCAGGACTTTAATTGTTCCTAGATAAACAGGCAAGGCTTGCAGCAAATCTCATGGACATTTACAGTTCTTTTTTCAGAATGTTTACAGTTCTTAACTCTCCACATCGAGGCCAAAAAAGTAACAAAAAACTCACAAGAGATACATAAAAATTTACCAGCCTACTTGTCATAACATTTAAAAACATTCTTGCTTTCAGATTGAAAGGGTCCAAATATAAGTACCATCATAGATTCAAGGAGTAATATCACCTAACTTTGGATTCCAATAAAGACACTGAATTACATAGACACATTAAGTATGGAAAATAGGATGCATTTAGAACTATGTAATGGGACTTGGCGCGCTACACGAAACCACTGGATCAATGAATATCAGACTCTTTCAAATCCTTATCAGCAAGCAGCAAATAGCTTGTAACCAATAAGCACATTCGACCTTCTAGCATCTCAAAGACTTGCATCGAAATGAACATATGAGAGCACTACGCAGGAACCAGTATGTTATTGATTACCTGGGGTTATAGTAGATGTGGAACACACTTTTGGTGGCAACAGCATGTGCTATGTTTGCTAGTGAACCAAGATTTGAACACTGATTATAAAGAGCTGGAAAAGCAGATCCATTTTTAAGCTGAGCTGCACGGCGCACTCCAAGTCTTAGCTCGCCATCATCTCCCCTGAAAATTATGAGGAATCTTCAGAAAAGAGCGGCACCAACATGTGATAATTATCTCCACGTTCGCGTTGGCCTACCGCAGAAATAGTACGGCGTCCCCTGAGACAAGCTTCTTCTTGTTGACAAATGCACTCCATCCAGTGGTTAAAAGGTGCCTGCGGGGCTGGCCTGCGTCACATTCAGATGCAGATTCATCAGAGATCAAGGACCACACATGACATAACTTCTCATGTTTGTCCTTTACATTCCTTAAAAGGGACCATAACTTCCCAATAAATAATTTGACGATTTTCATGAGCAGCCGGTAAATTTTAAATAGAGTTATGATAACTAGCAAACGATAGTGCAGATGCTTCGCGAGAAACACTCTATACAGCACACAAGAAAGCAAATGCAGAGAGCATAAAACATGGGCATAGTTTATACATTTCTCCCTCAGCATATAATCATTAGTTCTGATCATACAACCTGACATGTATTCTAAAAGGATGAAGTGTTCAATCATGACTGTAATCCTTGTCGGGCAAGGCCAGAAGAAACACTAGTCACCGACTGAAGTGTTGCCATTTAATCTCATTCAGTCATACTGAATCATTCAGGGCGAACCCGTACACAGTACAGAAGCCCAATGAGGAAGAGGTAATATATGCACGTCTCATATCTCAGTTACAAAAACACGGAAAAATCCTGCATATATTTTGCTGATGTACCTCGATAGATGTGGCGGAACCTCCACTCGGTTCCGTGCAAATCCTTGGCGACAAGTTCCTGCGACGGTCGCTGCTGGCTGTAATCCTGTGCGCCCCAAAACCACTTGATTCAGCAAAGCAGCTCCGAGCATCGACCGGGCACAGAAAAGATGGAATTTTTTTTTCGGTCCAAGCCTATCCAAGCGTACCAGAGGCGGGAAGCAGTcttcggcggcgcggcgcggcacggagAAGCCGCCGTGCGTGCTGGTGTCGGACGCCGTGAGCGTCTTGCAGAACATGTGCGGCATCCGCGAGAACCGCTGCCTCACGGTGTCCccgtcctcgccgtcgccgccgctcccgtccTCCGACCCTCCGCGGAGCCGCCTCGCGACCTCCTGCAGGAGACAGAAGCGGGCGCCCGACGAAACAAATCAGCCCGAAAATCTTAACCGACGGACGAAAAACCAAATGGAATCGAACGCCGCCAGTGCACTGTAGCTGGTGCGCACCTCGTTCTCGGCGACGAGGGCGAGCTGCGCGTACACCTCGTCCGTGGACGCGTCCGCCTGCAACAAACGCAACAAGCCAATCAAGCTCCGCTCGCACGGCAATCCACAGAGACACATTGAGCTTGTAGGAGCTGCGAGCCGGCGCCCACGCACATGGAGGGTGAGGTCGACCACGCGGCAGAAGACGTGGGGCGGCACGGTACCgccacctgccgccgccgcggcgtcgccGAGGTGCTCGAGGTGGCCCTGCGGGAGGTACACCACGACGCTCCCCTTccgcggcagcggcgcgacggggCCGGCGCACGCGTGCCACAGCTCGAGGCACACCGCGGCGcccggccccggcggcggcggcgtccccgTAGCCGCGGAGCTGGAGCGGCTCTGCTGGGAGCACGAGTTCcctgcctccgcctccgcctcgtcctcctccacGGTGTCGTTGAGGTCGATCCCCGTCATGGCTGCTGCTGCGGGCGCGAGCGCGGAGCACGAGAAGGGAGGCAGGGCAGCGCGCCGAGCCGACGGAGCCAGCAAGTGATTAATGAGGAGGGTGGGGTGCGGGGGGTCGCAGGGGGGAGGCAAAGCAAAGCACCAAAGCGCAAGCACGCAGCAGGGTTATGGCGGAGGGGGCGGTGTGGTGGGGTGACACATCGTGGTAATGGTCATGAATGTGGGGGTTATGGCGGGGCTGAGGCTACAGGCAGCTACCTGGGGTAGCCAGCTAGGGGATGAAGGGAGACGAGGGGAGTGGCGGAGGCTGTCGCTGGGAGCCAGCCGGCACGAACCAGCAGCGGCCGGAAAAGATGCAGGGCGGGGGAGAGGACGGGGACGGCCGTGCGTGCCAGTGGAAATCAATAGTACTTCTACTACTACTACGATCCCCACTGCGGCGCTGCTGCGTCCTCGGGGAGTAAAAAAAGGGTGGTCGCTGGTCAGCAGCTGCTGCCGCTCGCTGGCCGGTAAAGAGATGAAAAAGAGAGCGGACGATGCGGGAGGCGCGCACAGTGATGGCGCAGGCGGGCGGcagaggagagagggagggagggggagaggcGTGGATGCGGACACAGGGCAGGCAGGCGGCAGGGTGCCCGGTACAGCAGGAGTATGGATGGCGCGGTATGGTAGACTGGAGCGGGCAGGAGTGCGGGTCCCGCTTTTCCTCGACTACCAGACACCGGAAAAGCGTGTGGAGTGTAGACACCGGCCCCATACAGCTATACACATGCCAGTGGAGTGGTAGTGAGCTTCGTTCCTGgtcgcccccgcccccgcgccgtcgCGTCGAACGTAAATGCGGTATCGACACATGCACCGTACAATACGTGCATCATGTACGAGTTTACGACGACATGACGGCATGTATCGGTTGGCTCATTGCCGGCTGATCCAGTACCAGCATGGTCGGAAAGAAAACAATTCCCCGCGCCATGCGTGCGAGAGACAACTCTGTTCGTGACCGTACCGCCTGTGGGTACAAACTTAGGGGTTGTAGAGCACCTTAAAATTTAGTTTAGCCTAGTAcaattttaaactaaaaataTATAATCATTAAATTGGACTGCGAGAAGACCCCTATGCTATCCCGGGCAGCAGGGGTCAAAGTGTCAAGGGGTCCGTACCTCCTGCAGCCCGGGCGTCCGCTACTGTCAACTCCCTGTCCGCGCCCGTGCCTCCGCACACACACCCCCACGCACGTTAATAGGCAGAGAGGGGACGTCGTTTTGGCGTCCCAGGACCTGGATAATGATGGATAGATTTGTTGATCCGCCGCTGCTCCTGCTCGAGCGGAAACCCCCCGGGGTTGATGTCCGTGCGCTGGCACGTCCCCCCCTCGCGCCACCGTTGGCCCGtgtcgccgccgcggcggggggtccccgccgtcgccgcgcaTGTGGTGCGCGGCTCGTAAACCGGCGTTAAGGCGACGATTCGATTTGTCGCGGTGTTTAATGCGCCACCTAATCCGCGGAGCCCGGTCCCGTCCGACGGGACACCCCGGATGCACACTCTTGGTGTGGAAACAGTACTGACTCGCCACTCGCGGTACAAGTACGTGTCCGAGTCTCGGCTGGACTGGGAACCTGGCCGTGCGTGTGCTCGGCACGTGCTGGGTACAGCTGATACGATACCCCCGTGTGCTTGGTAGAAACTACCAGTCACCACTGGTACCAGTGGTAGACCTGTAGAGTAGTGGTGGTACTTGGCTACCTGCTGAAACGGTGTTAACACGCTCGTGTGGGTCAACACGCCAGTCTTCAGGTGCAGCGTGGAGTGTACTGTCCCGCAAATTGCTGGATTACCAGGGTGTGAGGCGCAAAACTCCCCAGACgggaacaaagtgtttatggcgCCCCATGCTCGGCGTGTGACCATTGACGCGGCTGCCCCCCGGCTGCCCGCCGCTGCCGAATTTGATGGCGCTGTCGCTGCCTGCCCTGCCAGTGCCACCGCtccgggccggccggccgggcagcGTGCTCGTGCAAACAACGGGCGGAAACCACCCAAGCACCAAGAGCAGCGCGCAGTCACCGCGCCAGATGCGGCCTTGCCAGAGACACGGACAGAGGGAGGCGTCTCGGCGTAGATCGCCTCGTCTACTCTCGGCATCGCCTGGCCGAGGTGCCAGAGCGGTCGGTCAGACGCGCGTGGATGGAAATGGGTGGCAGGGCGAGGGGCAGGCAGCCGCGCGTAGGGTGAGCAGACAGGCTGCAGAGCAAGTGAAACGTCCCACCCCAACTTTCTCCTCGCTTTTATCGGGCGCGGGTCATAGCTTGCCGTTCGCAGGAagcggccgcctgccgcacgCTGCTGCTGCGTCCAGGGCTCAGGCCTGGGGTGGCCGTGGCTCCGCCTCCGCTGTCCGCTCCACTCCATGCCCAGGGCAGCGCCTCTGCCACCGCTCCTGGGTACCCGGGCTGCGGCAGGGGCGCGCGCTTGTTCCATTCCCGCGGATCGCGCACCCAACCCCCGGTGTTCCGTGCGCCGTCGTCGTCACCCCGGCCCGAGTCGTCTCGACTGGCTCACCAGTGCCACCGCCTCTCGTCGTACAGCAGTCAGCAGGACCAGTGTACCCAGCGGTATCTCACCCCGGATGAATCGGTAAACCGGCCGCGGTGAAAACTCAGAGCGCCCCAGTACATGTCCAAATGGGCGCCCTACGTGCTCCCTGTTCGGGATTACCTTCTTTTGGCAACAAGCGGACGCCTCAAGTCATCTTGACCAGAGTTACCAGCAGATCGTGCGATGTCTGCAGTGCCCAGGTGCTGAGCTTAGCGAATAAACATGTTTACCACTTTTTCACCAGGCCCTGTGTAACCATAAGCAGCGGATGGCAAAGCATCCTGCCGGACCACGGACAGGGCCAAGCGAGAGCTGTTCCCCCCGTGCCGCGCTAC from Panicum hallii strain FIL2 chromosome 3, PHallii_v3.1, whole genome shotgun sequence encodes:
- the LOC112885748 gene encoding auxin response factor 15-like; its protein translation is MTGIDLNDTVEEDEAEAEAGNSCSQQSRSSSAATGTPPPPGPGAAVCLELWHACAGPVAPLPRKGSVVVYLPQGHLEHLGDAAAAAGGGTVPPHVFCRVVDLTLHADASTDEVYAQLALVAENEEVARRLRGGSEDGSGGDGEDGDTVRQRFSRMPHMFCKTLTASDTSTHGGFSVPRRAAEDCFPPLDYSQQRPSQELVAKDLHGTEWRFRHIYRGQPRRHLLTTGWSAFVNKKKLVSGDAVLFLRGDDGELRLGVRRAAQLKNGSAFPALYNQCSNLGSLANIAHAVATKSVFHIYYNPRLSQSEFIIPYSKFMKSFSQPFSAGLRFKMRYESDDATERRYTGIIAGIGDADPMWRGSKWKCLMVRWDDDVDFRRPNRISPWEIELTSSVSGSHLSAPNAKRLKPCLPHVNPDYLVPNGSGRPDFAESAQFHKVLQGQELLGYRTRDNDAIATSQPCEARNMHYIDERSCSNDASNNIPGVPRHGARTPLGNPGFPYHCSGFGESQRFQKVLQGQEVFRPYRGTLADACLRNNAFHQQDGSHAPSVANKWHTQLHGCAFRGSPAPMNPSQSSSPPSVLIFQQGNSKLSQFEFGHGPLDKNVDGRPAMLGHAGGIGGTEQTLMLQPHHVSEEVGNRHAIVEKFHSVGKDGTDNRDVNTNSCKIFGISLAEKVPSSKQKECGDANYPSPFLSLKQQVPKSLGNSCATVHEQRPVVGRVIDLSTMDMMI